The DNA segment CTTAAAATTCAATTCTACTGTAGCACTTATTAACGAATGCGCAAAAAACAACCAAGCGATTTTAGAGTAAAACCATTAGCCCAATGATGCGAATAAAATTCGCTCTTATCGACCTAATGAGCGTGTCCTTGGGAGAAGTTAATCATCATCACACCAGCGGCCACCAACGCCATGCCAACCCAAGCAGTCATATCTAGATGCTGACGGTAAAACAGCGCCGATAACAAGGTTACAGTCACGATAGCCAAGCCTGCCCATAAAGCATGCACCACACCAACCGGCATTCCTTTCATTGCCTGACCTAGGAAAACAAATGCAGTCAAGTGACCCAGTAAAACCAGCGCCGCGGGTAGCGGCTTACTGAAACCATCGGTTGCCTTCAGCGCCACATGAGACAAAGCTTCTGCCACCACACCCAGTAAAAGAAAAATCCAACTCATGCTAACGCCCTACTTATGTTTGTCAGGCTGATGCCTATTGTTATTTAATGCGCTTATTATATTCCTTTGAAATTGAATGATAATTAGCACAAATTACAAATATCTTTTACCCCGTGGTAATAGTCTTTTAAGGGATAACAAAAAGCCGCCCTACATGGCGGCTATTTGGCAAACTGAGAGTCATCAAACGAAGTAATCTAACGAATGACTTCACTCATTTAAAAAACGGCTGATCACTTTATTTAGCCAAGTGCTCTGCATGAAAGCGCAGGTGGCTTTCAATAAAGCTAGAGATGAAGTAATAGCTATGATCGAAGCCTTCTTGCATATTGAGCGTCAGTGGATAGCCACTTAACTTGGCAGCAGCTTCTAACACCTCTGGCTTTAATTGCTCAACAAGGAAGTCATCAGCCTCTCCCTGATCTACTAGCGCTGGCACAAACTCAGTCGCTTGACGCATCAACAGGCTAGCATCGTAGTCAGTCCATGTAGTGGTATCACGGCCTAAATAAGCGGTGAATGCCTTTTTACCCCAAGGGCAGTTGACTGGATTAGTAATCGGACTAAATGCCGACACTGACTGATACACCTGTGGGTTACGCATCGCAATAACGAGTGCGCCATGCCCGCCCATAGAGTGACCCGCAATTGAGCGCTTATCGCTGACGGGGAACATCGACTCTATCAGCCGCGGCAATTCATTTACCACATAGTCATACATTCTATAATGACGATTCCAAGGTGCTTGAGTGGCGTTAACATAGAAACCTGCACCCTTACCGAGATCGTAGCCAGTATCATCGGCAACATCGTCGCCTCGAGGGCTGGTATCAGGCGCAACAATCGCGATGCCAAGTTCTGCAGCCATGCGCTGAGCGCCAGCTTTTTGCATAAAGTTTTCGTCGGTACAGGTTAAGCCAGATAGCCAATAAAGCACCGGCACCTTTTCACCATTTGACGCTTGAGGCGGTAAGTAAATGGCAAATCGCATGGCGCAATTAAGTGTCTTCGAATGATGGCTATATTGTTTATGCCAGCCACCAAAGCTCTTATTTACACTGATATTTTCAACGGTCATTTAATACCGACTCCTATAAATTTTTTACTTAATTTTGAAAGGTTAATCTTTAAAGCCCAATCTTTAAAAGCTAAACCAATAGATGTTCAATCTTTAAAAATCTGGCCTTTAAAAACAACAAGCGCTCGAGAGCGCTTGTTATCTTGACTAACTATTTACTTGTCGAAGTGAATAACAGTACGAATACTCTTACCTTCGTGCATTAGGTCGAATGCTTCGTTTACTTGCTCAAGGCTCATAGTGTGAGTAATAAAGTCACTCAACTTGAACTCGCCTGCAAGGTAACGCTCAACATAATCTGGAAGCTCAGAGCGACCTTTAACACCACCAAACGCACTACCTTTCCACACACGACCAGTCACTAATTGGAATGGACGAGTTGAGATCTCTTGGCCTGCACCCGCAACACCAATAACGACTGACTCACCCCAACCTTTATGACAGCACTCAAGTGCGCTACGCATCACGTGTACGTTACCGATACACTCGAATGAGTAATCAACACCGCCATCTGTTAGCTCAACAATCACATCTTGGATTGGCTTGTCGTAATCTTTAGGGTTAATGCAATCAGTTGCACCCAACTTACGAGCAAGGTCAAACTTACTTTCATTGATGTCAATAGCAATGATGCGTGAGGCTTTAGCCATTGCCGCGCCAATAACAGCCGATAGACCGATACCGCCCATACCGAAGATAGCAACAGTTGCGCCCTCTTCAACTTTAGCCGTGTTCATTACCGCACCCATACCCGTTGTGACACCACAACCGAGTAAACAGACTTCTTCTAGTGGCGCTTCTGGGTTAACTTTAGCGAGCGAAATCTCAGGCAATACCGTGTACTCAGAGAAAGTAGAAGTGCCCATGTAGTGGTAAATTATCTGACCATCTTTAGAGAAACGACTCGTACCATCAGGCATTAAACCTTTACCTTGAGTTTCACGGATCTTCTGACAAAGGTTAGTCTTGCCAGACTTACA comes from the Shewanella halifaxensis HAW-EB4 genome and includes:
- a CDS encoding DMT family transporter; translated protein: MSWIFLLLGVVAEALSHVALKATDGFSKPLPAALVLLGHLTAFVFLGQAMKGMPVGVVHALWAGLAIVTVTLLSALFYRQHLDMTAWVGMALVAAGVMMINFSQGHAH
- a CDS encoding S-(hydroxymethyl)glutathione dehydrogenase/class III alcohol dehydrogenase, whose translation is MTAQTIKSKAAVAWAVGEPLSMEIVDVMPPQKGEVRVKMIATGVCHTDAFTLSGDDPEGIFPCILGHEGGGIVESIGEGVTSVQVGDHVIPLYTPECGECKFCKSGKTNLCQKIRETQGKGLMPDGTSRFSKDGQIIYHYMGTSTFSEYTVLPEISLAKVNPEAPLEEVCLLGCGVTTGMGAVMNTAKVEEGATVAIFGMGGIGLSAVIGAAMAKASRIIAIDINESKFDLARKLGATDCINPKDYDKPIQDVIVELTDGGVDYSFECIGNVHVMRSALECCHKGWGESVVIGVAGAGQEISTRPFQLVTGRVWKGSAFGGVKGRSELPDYVERYLAGEFKLSDFITHTMSLEQVNEAFDLMHEGKSIRTVIHFDK
- the fghA gene encoding S-formylglutathione hydrolase translates to MTVENISVNKSFGGWHKQYSHHSKTLNCAMRFAIYLPPQASNGEKVPVLYWLSGLTCTDENFMQKAGAQRMAAELGIAIVAPDTSPRGDDVADDTGYDLGKGAGFYVNATQAPWNRHYRMYDYVVNELPRLIESMFPVSDKRSIAGHSMGGHGALVIAMRNPQVYQSVSAFSPITNPVNCPWGKKAFTAYLGRDTTTWTDYDASLLMRQATEFVPALVDQGEADDFLVEQLKPEVLEAAAKLSGYPLTLNMQEGFDHSYYFISSFIESHLRFHAEHLAK